A window of the Falco rusticolus isolate bFalRus1 chromosome 1, bFalRus1.pri, whole genome shotgun sequence genome harbors these coding sequences:
- the TMEM100 gene encoding transmembrane protein 100, whose translation MTNEPIKEILGAPKHPDSVTMEKSNNNDCVITTIPLVSECQLTAATGGAELSCYRCTIPFGVVILIAGIVVTAVAYSFNSHGSIISVFGLVLLSSGLLLLASSAVCWKIRQQNKKAKRRESQTALVANQRTLFG comes from the coding sequence ATGACAAATGAACCTATTAAAGAGATCCTGGGTGCTCCAAAGCATCCTGATTCTGTAACCATGGAGAAGAGTAATAACAATGACTGTGTGATAACCACCATTCCTCTCGTCAGTGAATGCCAGCTGACTGCAGCAACAGGGGGAGCAGAACTCTCCTGTTACCGCTGTACCATTCCCTTCGGTGTGGTTATCCTCATAGCCGGCATTGTGGTTACTGCTGTGGCATACAGCTTCAATTCCCATGGATCAATCATCTCAGTGTTTGGATTAGTCCTCTTGTCATCAGGACTCCTTTTGCTGGCTTCTAGTGCAGTGTGCTGGAAAATCCGGcagcaaaacaagaaagcaaagaggCGGGAGAGCCAGACAGCACTTGTGGCAAATCAGCGAACCTTGTTCGGTTGA